A window of the Dehalococcoidia bacterium genome harbors these coding sequences:
- a CDS encoding DUF433 domain-containing protein translates to MKFTRITVKSDQMDGVPCIRGLRIPVATVVGMVAEGMTAREILKAYPDLKPADIREALRYAAEAVRERELPLLSQA, encoded by the coding sequence ATGAAGTTCACGCGTATCACAGTCAAGTCCGATCAGATGGACGGCGTGCCGTGCATTCGCGGGCTGCGCATTCCCGTCGCCACGGTCGTTGGCATGGTCGCCGAGGGCATGACCGCGCGGGAGATATTGAAGGCGTACCCTGACCTGAAGCCTGCGGATATTCGGGAAGCCCTGCGCTACGCAGCGGAAGCGGTGCGAGAACGCGAGTTGCCGCTGCTCTCACAGGCGTGA
- a CDS encoding UvrD-helicase domain-containing protein encodes MDILAGLNPAQRDAVQHIEGPLLIIAGPGSGKTRVIVHRIAYLVKVCGVTPYRILAVTFTNKAAKEMRDRLLAILGPAGVEDLTLGTFHAICARILRREGKHIGLDPAFSIYDGEDQLSVLKRALDEAGVDSKRHPPRAILSAISAAKSQLIDVEEFGKRKGSYYDEIVLRVYQAYEALLAQQKALDFDDLLVRTVRLFQQKQDVLARYQSRYTHVLIDEFQDTNIVQYSLARLMAGKWRNICVVGDPDQSIYSWRQADIRNILNFEKDYPEAKVVYLEQNYRSTGTILKAADQVIAANKQRKAKNLWTENPPGARVALVEAYNEQEEAQFVVGEVERQVKAGRHKAGDFAVMYRVNAQSRAVEEAFLRHGLPYRLVGATKFYQRREVKDALAYLRLIHNPWDDVSLARVVNVPNRGIGEKTLDDLSRWAKGQGLPLYAAMQAVAASRNAETPVEHPFHPRTTVAITNFVELMDGLVAGGKEQDVVQLLDEVARATGYRKHLLEEDDGEERWENVRELRTVASEYQHLGPERGLADFLEGVALVSDTDNMDEKRDAVTLITLHQAKGLEFPVVFIVGTEEGLLPHSRSLEDPSEMEEERRLFYVGMTRAKEQLFLVRAYRRAFMGAVGESGPSRFLRDIPRELVTTREGVARSLLPESGWRTVAAPQKPATSSAPAETAGAAAPAATYRAGDHVRHATFGEGVVVSCSALRSGDHEVTVVFKTAGLKKLLLSYAPLERVEG; translated from the coding sequence ATGGACATCCTGGCAGGACTCAACCCCGCCCAGCGCGACGCCGTCCAGCACATCGAAGGGCCGCTCCTCATCATCGCGGGGCCGGGCAGCGGCAAGACGCGGGTCATCGTTCACCGCATCGCTTACCTGGTCAAAGTGTGCGGCGTGACGCCGTACCGCATATTGGCGGTCACCTTCACCAACAAGGCGGCGAAGGAGATGCGCGACCGGCTGCTCGCCATTCTGGGGCCCGCCGGAGTGGAAGACCTCACGCTGGGCACATTCCACGCCATCTGCGCGCGCATCCTGCGCCGCGAGGGCAAGCACATCGGCCTGGACCCCGCGTTCAGCATCTACGACGGCGAGGACCAGTTGTCCGTTCTCAAGCGGGCGCTGGACGAAGCGGGCGTGGACAGCAAGCGGCACCCCCCGCGGGCCATCCTGTCAGCCATCTCCGCCGCCAAGAGCCAACTCATAGACGTGGAGGAGTTCGGGAAGCGCAAGGGCAGCTACTACGACGAGATCGTCCTGCGGGTGTACCAGGCCTACGAGGCGCTGCTGGCCCAGCAGAAGGCACTGGACTTCGACGACCTGCTGGTCAGGACGGTGCGCCTGTTCCAGCAGAAGCAGGATGTCCTGGCCCGCTACCAGAGCCGCTACACGCACGTGCTCATAGACGAGTTCCAGGACACGAACATCGTCCAGTATTCCCTGGCGCGGCTCATGGCGGGCAAGTGGCGCAACATCTGCGTCGTCGGCGACCCCGACCAGTCCATCTACTCGTGGCGGCAGGCGGACATCCGCAACATCCTGAACTTCGAGAAGGACTATCCCGAGGCGAAGGTGGTCTATCTGGAGCAGAACTATCGCTCCACCGGCACCATCCTGAAGGCGGCGGACCAGGTCATCGCGGCGAACAAGCAGCGCAAGGCCAAGAACCTGTGGACGGAGAACCCGCCGGGGGCGCGCGTCGCCCTCGTGGAGGCGTACAACGAGCAGGAGGAGGCCCAGTTCGTCGTCGGCGAAGTCGAGCGGCAGGTGAAAGCGGGGCGGCACAAGGCTGGCGACTTCGCGGTGATGTACCGGGTCAACGCCCAGTCGCGCGCGGTGGAGGAGGCGTTCCTGCGCCACGGCCTGCCATACCGGCTGGTGGGCGCGACCAAGTTCTACCAGCGCCGCGAGGTCAAAGACGCGCTTGCCTACCTGCGGCTCATCCACAACCCCTGGGACGACGTGAGCCTGGCCCGCGTGGTGAACGTGCCCAACCGGGGCATCGGCGAGAAGACCCTGGACGATCTTTCACGATGGGCCAAGGGCCAGGGCCTGCCCCTCTACGCCGCCATGCAGGCGGTGGCCGCCTCGCGTAACGCCGAAACGCCCGTGGAGCACCCCTTCCACCCGCGCACGACCGTCGCCATCACCAACTTCGTGGAGCTGATGGACGGGCTTGTCGCGGGCGGCAAGGAGCAGGACGTGGTGCAGCTCCTGGACGAGGTGGCGCGGGCGACGGGCTACCGCAAGCACCTGTTGGAAGAGGATGACGGCGAGGAGCGGTGGGAGAACGTGCGCGAGCTGCGCACGGTGGCCAGCGAATACCAGCACCTCGGCCCGGAAAGGGGGCTGGCCGACTTCCTGGAAGGGGTGGCGCTGGTCTCGGACACGGACAACATGGACGAGAAGCGTGACGCGGTGACGCTCATCACGCTGCACCAGGCCAAGGGGCTGGAGTTCCCCGTCGTGTTCATCGTCGGGACGGAGGAGGGCCTGCTGCCGCACAGCCGCAGCCTGGAGGACCCGTCGGAAATGGAGGAGGAGCGGCGTCTCTTCTACGTCGGCATGACGCGCGCCAAAGAGCAGCTCTTCCTGGTGCGGGCCTACCGGCGCGCGTTCATGGGCGCCGTGGGCGAGAGCGGGCCGTCGCGGTTCCTGCGCGACATCCCGCGGGAGCTGGTGACCACGCGGGAGGGCGTGGCGCGCAGCCTGCTGCCCGAGTCCGGGTGGCGGACCGTCGCCGCGCCGCAGAAGCCCGCGACGAGCAGCGCGCCCGCGGAGACGGCGGGGGCCGCGGCGCCCGCCGCGACGTACCGCGCCGGCGACCACGTGCGCCACGCCACCTTCGGCGAGGGCGTCGTGGTGAGCTGCTCCGCCTTGCGGAGCGGCGACCACGAGGTGACGGTGGTGTTCAAGACGGCGGGGCTGAAGAAGCTGCTGCTGAGCTACGCGCCTCTGGAGCGAGTGGAGGGATAG
- a CDS encoding SDR family NAD(P)-dependent oxidoreductase: MTYDFRGKVALVTGAGGRRGIGRATALRLARDGADVALLDVAWPRDQRPSDEQADWKGLASVAAEVEALGRKAMTIEADISNERQVQAAVERTLARFGGIDIFVANAGARPGGDRVPVLDLPEEELRRVLSVNVVGTFLCCKAVGRRMVERGKGGSVVVVSSEAGRTGRPRMAAYSASKFALIGLTQAFALEMAPHQVRVNAVCPGTVDTARLDWTVRTRLGDSGLSAEEMRARMLETRGHEIPLGRVATAEDVASVIAFLCASESGHMMGQSLNVNGGTVMH, from the coding sequence ATGACATACGACTTCCGGGGCAAGGTGGCGCTGGTGACGGGCGCGGGCGGACGTCGCGGCATTGGACGGGCGACGGCGCTGCGCCTGGCGCGGGACGGCGCGGACGTGGCGCTTCTGGATGTTGCGTGGCCGCGCGACCAGCGTCCGTCGGACGAGCAGGCCGACTGGAAGGGGCTTGCAAGCGTCGCCGCGGAGGTCGAGGCGCTTGGCCGGAAGGCCATGACCATTGAGGCGGACATCTCGAACGAGCGCCAGGTCCAGGCCGCCGTCGAGAGGACGCTGGCCCGCTTCGGCGGCATCGACATCTTTGTCGCGAACGCGGGCGCGCGCCCGGGCGGCGACCGTGTGCCCGTGCTGGACCTGCCGGAGGAGGAGCTGCGGCGCGTGCTGTCGGTGAATGTGGTGGGGACGTTCCTCTGCTGCAAGGCGGTGGGCCGGCGCATGGTGGAGCGGGGGAAGGGTGGGAGCGTGGTCGTCGTCTCGTCGGAGGCGGGACGGACGGGCAGGCCGCGCATGGCGGCGTACAGCGCCTCCAAGTTCGCGCTGATCGGGCTGACGCAGGCGTTCGCGCTGGAGATGGCGCCGCACCAGGTGCGCGTGAACGCCGTCTGCCCCGGCACGGTGGACACGGCGCGGCTGGACTGGACGGTGCGTACGCGCCTCGGCGACTCCGGTCTCTCCGCCGAGGAGATGCGCGCGCGGATGCTGGAGACGCGCGGCCATGAGATTCCGCTGGGGCGCGTGGCGACGGCGGAGGACGTGGCGTCGGTCATCGCGTTCCTGTGCGCCTCGGAGTCGGGCCACATGATGGGGCAGTCGCTCAACGTTAACGGTGGGACGGTGATGCACTAG
- a CDS encoding methylated-DNA--[protein]-cysteine S-methyltransferase, giving the protein MPVKKRKATQPQSHQARVFLTRIGWLGIAWTRRGLVAVAGPRAHAGDAEAELRQDALRLTLLRDAPSSGLGWALEQKLRAYLDGERVSFEEPVDLSLTPPFTRRVLEATRAIPYGEVRTYGGLAAQVGSPRAARAVGQAMAANPMPLVIPCHRVVASSGKLGGYGLGVELKERLLDMERHTTVRRERA; this is encoded by the coding sequence GTGCCAGTGAAGAAGCGCAAGGCGACGCAGCCTCAGTCCCACCAGGCGCGGGTCTTCCTCACCCGCATCGGGTGGCTGGGCATCGCGTGGACGCGGCGCGGCCTCGTCGCCGTCGCCGGACCCAGGGCGCATGCTGGCGACGCGGAGGCCGAGCTGCGGCAGGACGCCCTACGGCTCACGCTCCTGCGTGACGCTCCTTCCTCCGGCCTCGGCTGGGCGCTGGAGCAGAAGCTGCGCGCCTACTTGGACGGCGAGCGGGTGAGCTTTGAGGAGCCGGTGGACCTCTCGCTGACGCCGCCGTTCACCCGGCGCGTGCTGGAGGCGACGCGCGCCATCCCCTACGGCGAGGTGCGCACCTACGGTGGACTGGCCGCGCAGGTGGGCAGCCCGCGGGCCGCGCGCGCCGTGGGCCAGGCCATGGCCGCGAACCCCATGCCCCTGGTCATCCCGTGCCACCGCGTCGTGGCGTCCAGCGGCAAGCTGGGCGGCTACGGCCTGGGCGTGGAACTGAAGGAGCGGTTACTGGACATGGAGCGTCACACGACCGTCCGGAGGGAGCGCGCGTGA
- a CDS encoding MFS transporter produces MTPVSEQAAQPPPAKGAPQRPRHIFYGWWVVFASFITSMVHSGAGIVSYGLFLIPMGAELGWSRGAMGAAITVRILAGAVGGPLAGLLCDHPLGARLLLVGSGLAGGAALFLLSSSTELWQLYLGYGVLWGLGMSIASELITSTLVAKWFVRRRSLALAVASLGLSVGNVIFIPVVSVLIEAVGWRTAWAILGVVALVLIVPLTAIVVRRQPEDLGLRPDGAREATVVPTTPTAVQPAEPVWTFRGAARTRAFWLITVAIMLARIPVQGVLVHMYPYFRDIGYEAALASGLFTVFAVSLVAAKPLWGFGMTRWNAKWAMAAMFGGSGLIILGLLAFQGSTAGIIAFVLVYPLGVGGWVVAEVMVWTSYYGRGTLGRLRGAVYPVIVVGTGLGPFLGGVIRDATGSYNGMWLLFAACWLASGALLALAPRPARSAEKPAA; encoded by the coding sequence ATGACGCCAGTCAGCGAGCAGGCCGCGCAGCCACCCCCGGCGAAGGGAGCTCCCCAGCGCCCTCGCCACATCTTCTACGGCTGGTGGGTGGTCTTCGCCAGCTTCATAACCAGCATGGTCCATTCGGGGGCGGGCATCGTCAGCTACGGCCTGTTCCTGATTCCGATGGGTGCCGAACTGGGCTGGAGTCGCGGTGCAATGGGCGCGGCCATCACGGTGCGCATTCTTGCGGGCGCTGTCGGCGGGCCTCTCGCGGGCCTGCTCTGCGACCATCCTCTGGGCGCGCGACTTCTGCTCGTGGGCAGCGGCCTCGCCGGGGGCGCGGCGCTCTTCCTCCTCAGTTCCTCCACCGAGCTGTGGCAACTGTACCTTGGCTACGGTGTGCTATGGGGACTCGGCATGTCCATCGCGTCGGAACTGATTACCTCCACGCTGGTCGCCAAGTGGTTCGTCCGGCGGCGCAGCTTGGCGCTGGCGGTCGCCAGCCTGGGCCTGTCCGTTGGCAATGTCATCTTCATCCCTGTTGTGTCCGTGCTGATCGAGGCGGTGGGCTGGCGGACCGCGTGGGCCATCCTGGGCGTTGTGGCTCTGGTTCTCATCGTCCCGCTGACGGCCATCGTGGTCCGAAGGCAGCCGGAAGACTTGGGGCTAAGGCCGGACGGCGCGCGAGAGGCTACGGTGGTGCCGACCACTCCGACCGCTGTGCAACCAGCGGAGCCGGTGTGGACGTTTCGAGGTGCGGCGCGCACGCGGGCGTTCTGGCTCATCACCGTGGCTATCATGCTGGCGCGTATCCCCGTCCAGGGGGTCCTCGTGCACATGTATCCCTATTTCCGGGACATTGGTTACGAAGCGGCCTTGGCCAGCGGGCTATTCACCGTGTTCGCCGTGTCCCTGGTCGCCGCCAAGCCTTTGTGGGGATTCGGGATGACGCGATGGAACGCCAAATGGGCGATGGCGGCGATGTTCGGCGGCAGCGGACTGATCATCCTGGGACTGCTTGCCTTTCAGGGTTCCACGGCGGGAATCATCGCCTTTGTGCTGGTGTACCCGCTGGGCGTTGGCGGATGGGTTGTCGCGGAGGTCATGGTGTGGACCAGCTACTACGGACGGGGCACGTTGGGGAGGCTGCGCGGCGCGGTCTATCCCGTGATAGTCGTGGGCACCGGCCTGGGGCCGTTCCTGGGCGGCGTCATCCGCGACGCGACGGGGAGCTATAACGGCATGTGGTTGCTCTTCGCCGCGTGCTGGCTGGCGAGCGGCGCCCTGCTCGCCCTGGCGCCGCGTCCCGCCCGGTCCGCCGAGAAGCCCGCCGCGTGA
- the speD gene encoding adenosylmethionine decarboxylase yields the protein MNALGTHILMEMRDCNSKLLDDLPFVQESLLTAARTAGATIIGQTFHKFSPQGVTGVVAIAESHLCIHTWPEHGYAAVDIFTCGEAFRPEMAADYLARAFQCQSPVKTVIKRGILADGRPVVAPSEAAKKGNGQKVRLGATATV from the coding sequence TTGAATGCGTTAGGGACTCACATCCTGATGGAAATGCGGGATTGTAACAGCAAGCTGCTGGACGATCTGCCTTTTGTCCAAGAGTCGCTGCTGACGGCGGCGCGGACCGCGGGCGCGACCATTATCGGGCAGACCTTCCACAAGTTCAGTCCCCAGGGTGTCACCGGCGTGGTGGCCATCGCCGAGTCCCACCTCTGCATCCATACCTGGCCTGAGCACGGGTATGCAGCGGTGGACATCTTCACGTGCGGTGAGGCGTTCCGGCCCGAGATGGCTGCGGACTATCTGGCCCGCGCTTTTCAGTGCCAAAGTCCGGTGAAGACGGTGATCAAGCGGGGTATCCTGGCCGATGGCCGTCCCGTGGTTGCCCCCTCCGAGGCAGCCAAAAAGGGAAACGGGCAGAAGGTCAGGCTGGGCGCCACCGCAACTGTATGA
- a CDS encoding AAA family ATPase yields MSLLLYVTSLEARAGKTALGAALGRRLLENGKRVGYFKPVRVARGVNEGEDPDAGFMRQVLGLPEPVSALAPAMAADEMAEALSARRGAVASRVKAGLDAVSQDKDVVIVEEGLDDQGSGLALAQASGAAAQAVGAKALLVVRPTHRIKPEVVVSAARSLGQSFIGVVLNAVPQMHQRWVRDELMPALSKQGITVLGVIPEERALLAVTVEDMVKRLEADVVLCADRLGPLVEHIMVGCLTLDNGDLYYRRHASKVVISRADRPDFQFAALETPTHALFLTGNADTSFYVLEKAENLKVPVVRTRRDTPATIAALEPLLAAPTFYYPQKLERMARLVAQHVDAAGIFKALGLNIALQGA; encoded by the coding sequence ATGAGCTTGCTCCTGTACGTCACATCGCTGGAAGCCCGCGCGGGCAAGACGGCCCTGGGCGCGGCGCTGGGCCGGCGTCTTCTCGAAAACGGCAAGCGGGTCGGCTACTTCAAGCCCGTGCGGGTGGCGCGGGGCGTTAACGAGGGCGAAGACCCTGATGCAGGCTTCATGCGACAGGTATTGGGCCTGCCGGAGCCGGTGAGCGCGCTCGCGCCCGCCATGGCCGCCGATGAGATGGCGGAGGCCCTCTCCGCCCGCAGGGGCGCCGTGGCGAGCCGGGTCAAGGCGGGCCTGGACGCGGTGTCACAGGACAAGGACGTGGTCATCGTCGAGGAGGGCCTTGACGATCAGGGCAGCGGCCTTGCCCTGGCGCAGGCCTCGGGCGCCGCCGCTCAGGCCGTGGGGGCGAAGGCGCTGCTCGTGGTGCGGCCCACCCATCGGATCAAGCCGGAGGTGGTGGTCAGCGCGGCCAGGTCACTGGGGCAGAGCTTCATAGGCGTCGTGCTGAACGCTGTTCCACAGATGCACCAGCGCTGGGTCCGCGACGAGCTGATGCCCGCGCTGTCCAAACAGGGGATAACGGTGCTCGGGGTCATTCCGGAGGAGCGCGCCCTGCTGGCCGTGACGGTGGAGGACATGGTGAAGCGCCTGGAGGCGGACGTGGTGCTGTGCGCGGACCGTCTGGGGCCGCTGGTGGAGCACATCATGGTGGGCTGCCTGACGCTGGACAACGGCGACCTGTACTACCGCCGACACGCCAGCAAGGTGGTCATCAGCCGGGCCGACCGTCCGGACTTCCAGTTCGCCGCGCTGGAGACGCCCACGCACGCCCTCTTTCTCACGGGCAACGCGGACACCAGCTTCTACGTCCTGGAGAAAGCCGAAAATCTGAAGGTGCCCGTCGTCCGCACACGCCGCGACACGCCCGCGACCATCGCCGCGCTGGAGCCGTTGCTGGCCGCGCCTACTTTCTACTATCCGCAAAAGCTGGAGCGCATGGCGCGGTTGGTGGCGCAACACGTGGACGCGGCGGGTATTTTCAAAGCGCTGGGCCTAAACATCGCGCTTCAGGGTGCGTAA
- a CDS encoding DUF262 domain-containing protein, translated as MGSPSVYPSDPTLEVLNERWKRDEIIVTEFQRGWVWKLAQASRLIESFLSGLPVPPVFFYREESGKEVIIDGQQRLRTVAGFFKGELPDKSPFYLKGVSKQWEDKNYEKLNESDKSRFRNSILRVIVVEQIDPQDTSSMYEVFSRLNTGGTALSPQEVRNAACHSPFNDLLKDLNKLDAWRSVFGTETPEPRMRDIELIARFLALGDAQYAKPMKQFITDFMYRRKGRGDNDKYRKIFEATVKSVYDKLGAKPFHISRGINAAVFDSVMTAFSRNGNPPADIVIRFNKLKENKDYLRAVSASTTDEDTVRQRISIAEEVLFK; from the coding sequence ATGGGGTCCCCCTCAGTTTATCCATCTGACCCGACGCTAGAAGTTCTCAACGAACGTTGGAAAAGAGATGAAATCATTGTCACGGAGTTCCAGAGAGGATGGGTATGGAAACTCGCCCAGGCTAGCAGGTTAATCGAATCTTTCCTTAGCGGATTACCGGTGCCTCCCGTTTTCTTCTATAGGGAAGAATCGGGGAAGGAGGTTATCATAGACGGGCAGCAAAGGCTGCGTACGGTAGCCGGGTTCTTCAAGGGCGAACTACCAGACAAGTCCCCGTTCTACTTGAAGGGAGTCAGTAAACAGTGGGAGGACAAAAATTATGAGAAGCTGAATGAGAGCGACAAGAGCCGATTCCGGAATTCGATATTGAGGGTGATTGTTGTGGAACAAATCGACCCTCAGGATACTTCGAGTATGTATGAAGTATTCTCCCGACTGAATACGGGCGGAACAGCACTGTCTCCTCAGGAGGTTCGTAATGCAGCGTGCCACAGTCCTTTCAACGACCTGTTGAAAGACCTCAATAAGCTCGACGCGTGGAGAAGTGTTTTTGGGACTGAGACACCAGAGCCCCGCATGCGGGACATCGAACTGATTGCTCGTTTTCTTGCGCTAGGAGATGCGCAATACGCCAAACCGATGAAGCAGTTCATCACAGACTTCATGTATCGTCGGAAAGGACGGGGTGACAACGACAAATATAGGAAGATTTTCGAGGCTACTGTGAAGTCGGTCTATGACAAGCTAGGCGCAAAGCCATTCCATATATCACGTGGCATAAACGCGGCTGTCTTTGATTCAGTGATGACCGCATTTTCTCGAAATGGTAATCCTCCAGCCGATATAGTGATCAGATTCAATAAGCTCAAAGAAAACAAGGATTATTTGCGGGCTGTCTCAGCTTCGACCACAGACGAGGATACAGTGCGGCAAAGGATTAGCATTGCGGAAGAAGTTCTTTTTAAGTAA
- a CDS encoding IS3 family transposase, protein MSREQRRALVERSHRRLSVVRQCRLVGISRSSFYYQRKPTSPGDLELMAAMDRQYLETLYFGSRRMLAWFQARGHCIGRKRIRRLMRVMRLKAIYQRPRTSPGSPAAQRHPYLLRGLAITRPDQVWAADITYIPMAKGFLYLVVVMDWHSRCVLAWRLSNTLDSPDRSGWTRWRKS, encoded by the coding sequence ATGAGCCGGGAGCAGCGGCGGGCGCTGGTGGAACGGTCCCACCGGCGGCTCTCCGTGGTGCGGCAGTGCCGGCTCGTGGGCATCAGCCGCTCCTCGTTCTACTACCAACGCAAGCCCACATCCCCGGGTGACCTGGAGCTGATGGCGGCCATGGACCGGCAGTATCTGGAAACCCTTTATTTCGGCTCGCGTCGGATGTTGGCCTGGTTCCAAGCCCGAGGCCACTGCATCGGCCGCAAGCGGATACGCCGACTGATGCGGGTCATGAGGCTGAAGGCCATCTATCAGCGGCCCCGGACCTCCCCGGGCTCGCCGGCGGCGCAGCGGCACCCCTACCTGCTACGGGGGCTGGCCATCACCCGTCCTGACCAAGTCTGGGCGGCGGACATCACCTACATCCCCATGGCCAAAGGCTTTCTCTACCTGGTGGTGGTCATGGATTGGCACAGCCGGTGCGTCCTGGCCTGGCGGCTCTCCAACACCCTGGACAGCCCCGATAGATCGGGGTGGACGCGTTGGAGGAAGTCCTGA
- a CDS encoding transposase: MAEQRRKHSAAFKAKVALAAVRGDATVAELASRFGVHPAQIHTWKRALQEGAAAVFAEGGGKREKQADALVDRLYRQIGQLKVERDFLQDRLVP, translated from the coding sequence ATGGCAGAGCAGCGACGGAAGCACAGCGCAGCGTTCAAGGCGAAGGTGGCCCTGGCAGCAGTGCGGGGTGACGCCACGGTGGCGGAGTTAGCGAGCCGGTTCGGGGTGCACCCCGCGCAAATCCACACGTGGAAGCGGGCCTTGCAGGAGGGGGCAGCCGCCGTCTTCGCGGAGGGCGGAGGGAAGAGGGAGAAGCAGGCGGACGCCCTGGTGGACCGGCTCTACCGGCAGATCGGCCAGCTGAAGGTGGAGCGGGATTTTTTACAGGACAGGTTGGTGCCATGA
- a CDS encoding HAD family phosphatase, with the protein MFDMDGVLCDSEPLYLEAINVVLTTRGLRLSEEENREILGTTAEETWRWLKERFRLPGDVAEWLRRYDVAVIETLRGRVTPTSGLMDLLPRLKARDLKMAVASSSELAWVHAILDTLRVREYFSAIVSAGDVERGKPAPDVYLLAARKLGVPPGACLVFEDSPVGLEAAKAAGMRAVAILTPYTRGMDLSRASAVLSSFKEFDERMLD; encoded by the coding sequence ATCTTCGACATGGACGGGGTGCTCTGCGACAGCGAGCCCCTGTACCTGGAAGCCATCAACGTCGTTCTGACGACGCGCGGGCTGCGGCTGTCGGAGGAAGAGAACCGCGAGATTCTCGGCACGACGGCGGAAGAGACGTGGCGCTGGCTCAAGGAGCGCTTCCGCCTCCCCGGCGACGTGGCGGAGTGGCTCCGTCGCTACGACGTGGCGGTCATTGAGACGCTGCGCGGGCGGGTGACGCCCACGTCCGGGCTGATGGACCTGCTGCCCCGCCTCAAGGCGCGCGATCTGAAGATGGCCGTGGCATCCTCCTCCGAGCTTGCCTGGGTGCACGCCATCCTGGACACGCTGCGCGTCCGCGAATACTTCAGCGCCATCGTCTCGGCGGGCGACGTGGAGCGCGGAAAGCCCGCGCCGGACGTCTATCTGCTGGCGGCGCGCAAGCTGGGAGTCCCGCCCGGCGCGTGCCTGGTGTTTGAGGACTCGCCGGTAGGTCTGGAGGCCGCGAAGGCTGCGGGCATGCGCGCCGTCGCCATCCTGACGCCGTACACCCGCGGCATGGACCTCTCCCGAGCAAGCGCGGTGCTCTCCTCGTTCAAGGAATTCGACGAAAGGATGTTGGACTAG
- a CDS encoding MFS transporter translates to MLHRVLGYVKTQTTIRLSKLESGSSAATIGFTDQYLVPFAVAMRATDMQVGLLSSIPNLAATVTLLGVPQLVRKLGSRKAVLLSVVFLHAIVWLPVLLIPLLFPNQMILALLGFAVLLTVSSNVADANWESILADVVPKNRINRYFSMRGVFQGAVTLTAALIAGYVLESVPGGIFIGFGAIFFMAMTFRLTSFWFLTRIKEPALRLPEDPSYGFTHFLSEVGSSSVGRLILFGALMTLGAGVAAPFYAVYVLDDLHFSPILYSFFIGVGYLATIFSLPSWSSLADKIGNVRVVLLTAILTTIVPFLWLLSTNPVYLIAIQAFASAAWAGLVLTASNHVFGDSPPEKKLHFIAYFNALTFQGSLGAFVGPLLGGVLSQVLPPIAGNNLLSVFAVSGVIRVVVIAAFIPFMTEVIRIELPVPRGFHPITQHAIRRSGVLARVRLQHQRFVHRGVPHGTLHWAGQPLPWRSFRACRDCVGPSWALSQRYGRPGGKAQRRRVLPA, encoded by the coding sequence ATGCTGCACCGTGTCCTGGGGTACGTGAAGACCCAGACCACTATTCGCCTGTCCAAGTTGGAGAGCGGCTCCAGCGCGGCGACGATCGGCTTCACGGACCAGTATCTGGTGCCGTTCGCGGTCGCCATGCGCGCCACGGACATGCAGGTGGGTCTGCTCAGCAGCATCCCCAATCTTGCCGCTACGGTCACCTTGCTGGGGGTTCCTCAGCTTGTGCGCAAGCTGGGCAGCCGCAAGGCCGTGCTGCTGAGTGTCGTGTTCCTCCACGCCATCGTCTGGCTGCCGGTCCTGCTCATCCCGCTTCTCTTCCCGAACCAGATGATTCTGGCGCTCCTGGGCTTCGCCGTCCTGCTGACTGTCTCAAGCAACGTCGCGGACGCCAACTGGGAGAGCATCCTCGCGGACGTCGTTCCCAAGAATCGCATCAACCGTTACTTCTCCATGCGGGGTGTGTTCCAGGGGGCCGTGACGCTGACCGCCGCGCTCATCGCCGGGTATGTGCTGGAGTCCGTTCCCGGCGGGATATTCATCGGGTTCGGGGCCATCTTCTTCATGGCCATGACTTTCCGACTCACCTCATTCTGGTTCCTGACTAGAATCAAGGAGCCTGCACTGCGCCTGCCGGAGGACCCCTCCTACGGCTTCACCCACTTCCTTTCGGAGGTCGGCTCCAGCTCCGTGGGAAGGCTCATCCTGTTCGGGGCGCTTATGACCCTGGGCGCGGGCGTGGCTGCCCCCTTCTACGCCGTGTACGTGCTGGACGATCTGCACTTCAGCCCGATTCTCTACTCGTTCTTCATCGGCGTGGGCTACTTGGCGACCATCTTCTCCCTGCCTTCGTGGAGCAGCCTCGCCGACAAGATCGGCAACGTGCGCGTCGTCCTCCTCACCGCCATCCTGACTACCATCGTCCCCTTCCTGTGGCTGCTCTCCACGAACCCGGTTTATCTCATCGCCATCCAGGCCTTCGCCAGCGCCGCGTGGGCGGGCCTCGTGCTCACTGCCTCCAACCACGTATTCGGAGACAGTCCCCCGGAGAAGAAGCTGCACTTCATCGCCTACTTCAATGCGCTCACGTTCCAGGGCAGTCTGGGCGCCTTCGTGGGACCGCTCCTGGGCGGAGTCCTGAGTCAGGTCCTGCCACCCATTGCGGGCAATAACCTGCTTAGTGTATTCGCCGTGTCGGGTGTCATCCGCGTCGTCGTGATCGCTGCGTTCATCCCCTTCATGACGGAGGTGATCCGCATAGAGCTTCCCGTGCCGCGCGGGTTCCACCCCATCACGCAGCACGCCATTCGCCGTTCGGGCGTGCTGGCGCGCGTCCGTCTTCAGCACCAGCGATTCGTGCACAGGGGCGTCCCCCACGGCACGCTGCACTGGGCGGGCCAGCCGCTCCCGTGGCGAAGCTTCCGCGCCTGCCGCGACTGCGTGGGGCCGTCCTGGGCGCTGTCGCAGAGGTACGGACGCCCGGGGGGCAAAGCGCAAAGAAGAAGGGTCCTGCCAGCGTAG